From the Malus domestica chromosome 17, GDT2T_hap1 genome, one window contains:
- the LOC103404254 gene encoding SAGA-associated factor 29 homolog A isoform X1 codes for MSAPDIAGILEKSKELDQLRKEHEEVLIEINKMHKKLQATPEVVEKPGDNSLSKLKNLYVHAKELSESEVTVFNLLLSQLDALLPSGPPGQPRRRMEGNEQKRKRMKTNSDISRISPFMRSQLEAWASLKGEHVAARVTVTQEDADKDEWFVVKVMHFDKDTREFEVLDEELGDDEEGGVQRKYKLPMSAIIPFPKRSDPSSAIDFPTGRPVLAVYPGATALYKATVVNGHRKRKTDDYLLEFDDDEEDGSLPQRTVPFHKVIALAEGHRQ; via the exons ATGTCAGCGCCGGACATTGCAGGAATACTGGAAAAGTCGAAAGAGCTCGATCAATTAAGGAAAGAGCATGAAGAGGTGCTCATCGAGATAAACAAGATGCATAAGAAGCTCCAAGCTA CTCCTGAAGTGGTTGAGAAGCCTGGGGATAATTCATTGTCGAAGCTGAAGAATTTATATGTGCATGCCAAAGAACTTTCTGAAAGTGAAGTAAC TGTATTCAATTTGTTGTTGAGCCAACTTGATGCTCTATTGCCTTCTGGACCTCCAGGGCAGCCACGAAGAAGGATGG AAGGTAATGAGCAGAAAAGGAAGAGGATGAAGACTAATTCAGACATTTCAAGGATTTCCCCTTTCATGCGAAGTCAACTCGAGGCTTGGGCTAGTCTGAAAGGAGAACAT GTAGCAGCTAGGGTTACGGTCACTCAAGAAGATGCTGACAAGGATGAGTGGTTTGTTGTAAAAGTGATGCATTTTGACAAGGATACAAGAGA ATTTGAAGTACTAGATGAGGAGCTGGGTGATGATGAAGAGGGTGGTGTCCAAAG AAAGTACAAGTTGCCTATGAGCGCTATTATCCCTTTCCCAAAGAGAAGCGATCCTTCCAGTGCTATAGATTTCCCTACTGGAAGACCTGTTTTGGCTGTATATCCAGGAGCAACTGCACTGTACAAGGCAACTGTGGTGAATGGCCATCGCAAG AGGAAGACGGATGA TTATTTGTTGGAATTCGATGACGACGAGGAAGACGGATCCTTGCCTCAGAGGACAGTGCCCTTCCATAAGGTGATTGCCCTGGCGGAAGGCCATCGCCAGTGA
- the LOC103404254 gene encoding SAGA-associated factor 29 homolog A isoform X2: protein MSAPDIAGILEKSKELDQLRKEHEEVLIEINKMHKKLQATPEVVEKPGDNSLSKLKNLYVHAKELSESEVTVFNLLLSQLDALLPSGPPGQPRRRMGNEQKRKRMKTNSDISRISPFMRSQLEAWASLKGEHVAARVTVTQEDADKDEWFVVKVMHFDKDTREFEVLDEELGDDEEGGVQRKYKLPMSAIIPFPKRSDPSSAIDFPTGRPVLAVYPGATALYKATVVNGHRKRKTDDYLLEFDDDEEDGSLPQRTVPFHKVIALAEGHRQ, encoded by the exons ATGTCAGCGCCGGACATTGCAGGAATACTGGAAAAGTCGAAAGAGCTCGATCAATTAAGGAAAGAGCATGAAGAGGTGCTCATCGAGATAAACAAGATGCATAAGAAGCTCCAAGCTA CTCCTGAAGTGGTTGAGAAGCCTGGGGATAATTCATTGTCGAAGCTGAAGAATTTATATGTGCATGCCAAAGAACTTTCTGAAAGTGAAGTAAC TGTATTCAATTTGTTGTTGAGCCAACTTGATGCTCTATTGCCTTCTGGACCTCCAGGGCAGCCACGAAGAAGGATGG GTAATGAGCAGAAAAGGAAGAGGATGAAGACTAATTCAGACATTTCAAGGATTTCCCCTTTCATGCGAAGTCAACTCGAGGCTTGGGCTAGTCTGAAAGGAGAACAT GTAGCAGCTAGGGTTACGGTCACTCAAGAAGATGCTGACAAGGATGAGTGGTTTGTTGTAAAAGTGATGCATTTTGACAAGGATACAAGAGA ATTTGAAGTACTAGATGAGGAGCTGGGTGATGATGAAGAGGGTGGTGTCCAAAG AAAGTACAAGTTGCCTATGAGCGCTATTATCCCTTTCCCAAAGAGAAGCGATCCTTCCAGTGCTATAGATTTCCCTACTGGAAGACCTGTTTTGGCTGTATATCCAGGAGCAACTGCACTGTACAAGGCAACTGTGGTGAATGGCCATCGCAAG AGGAAGACGGATGA TTATTTGTTGGAATTCGATGACGACGAGGAAGACGGATCCTTGCCTCAGAGGACAGTGCCCTTCCATAAGGTGATTGCCCTGGCGGAAGGCCATCGCCAGTGA
- the LOC103425798 gene encoding uncharacterized protein isoform X2 yields MVSPIRKNLRNPNETMRLAVTIFVGVVIGFFLGVSFPTLSLTKMNLPSTLFPSIDLSYIEEKYSGFSTQALLNAWSSLKGNEVRTEKYVSLETKIWVPTNPRGAESLPPGIIASESDFYLRRLWGLPSEVCFCYYKWNLQDLLVKPKYLVTFTVGYAQKKNVDAAVKKFSENFTILLFHYDGLTSEWDEFEWSKRAIHVSIPKQTKWWYAKRFLHPDIVAPYEYIFIWDEDLGLEHFNAEKYIELVKKHGLEISQPGLEPNSGLTWQMTKRRGDSEVHMQTEEKPGWCNDPHLPPCAAFVEIMAPVFSRDAWRCVWHMIQNDLVHGWGLDFALRHCVAPAHKKIGVVDAQWIVHQGVPSLGNQGKAEGGRAPWEGVRERCRREWTMFRARMASAEKAYFEEMGIDPPNTTAH; encoded by the exons ATGGTGTCTCCCATACGCAA AAATTtgagaaaccctaatgagaCAATGAGGCTTGCGGTGACGATCTTTGTTGGAGTTGTAATCGGATTCTTTTTAGGAGTATCTTTTCCAACACTTTCGTTAACTAAG ATGAATCTTCCTTCCACCCTTTTCCCTTCGATTGATCTTTCGTACATAGAGGAGAAGTACTCTGGGTTTTCAACCCAAGCACTGTTGAATGCCTGGTCTTCTTTGAAGGGAAACGAAGTGCGCACTGAAAAATATGTATCCCTGGAGACAAAG ATTTGGGTTCCAACTAATCCTCGAGGGGCTGAAAGCCTACCGCCTGGTATCATTGCATCTGAGTCAGATTTCTATCTTCGCCGACTATGGGGCCTGCCCAGTGAGGTGTGCTTCTGCTATTATAA GTGGAACTTGCAGGACTTACTTGTCAAGCCAAAGTATCTTGTAACCTTTACCGTAGGTTATGCTcagaaaaaaaatgttgatgCAGCTGTTAAAAAA TTTTCAGAGAATTTCACCATACTCTTGTTTCACTATGATGGTTTGACAAGTGAATGGGATGAATTTGAATGGTCGAAGCGGGCTATCCACGTGAGCATTCCGAAGCAAACAAAATG GTGGTATGCTAAGCGGTTTTTGCATCCTGACATTGTGGCACCCTACGAGTACATATTTATTTGGGATGAGGATCTCGGTTTGGAGCACTTTAATGCAGAGAA ATACATAGAGTTGGTCAAGAAACATGGTTTGGAAATATCACAGCCTGGTTTGGAACCAAATAGCGGGCTAACATGGCAGATGACAAAGCGGAGAGGTGATAGTGAAGTTCACAT GCAGACAGAGGAGAAACCTGGTTGGTGCAACGATCCGCATTTGCCACCATGTGCAGC GTTTGTTGAAATTATGGCACCTGTGTTCTCTCGTGACGCATGGCGTTGTGTTTGGCATATGATTCAG AATGACCTGGTCCATGGCTGGGGTCTGGATTTTGCTCTTAGACATTGCGTAGCG CCTGCACATAAGAAAATAGGTGTCGTCGATGCGCAGTGGATTGTCCATCAAGgcgttccttcactcgggaaccAA GGGAAAGCGGAGGGTGGAAGAGCGCCATGGGAAGGGGTAAGGGAGAGGTGCAGAAGAGAATGGACAATGTTTCGAGCACGAATGGCGAGCGCCGAGAAAGCATATTTTGAGGAAATGGGAATTGATCCTCCAAATACAACAGCTCATTAG
- the LOC103425798 gene encoding uncharacterized protein isoform X4 produces the protein MVSPIRKNLRNPNETMRLAVTIFVGVVIGFFLGVSFPTLSLTKMNLPSTLFPSIDLSYIEEKYSGFSTQALLNAWSSLKGNEVRTEKYVSLETKIWVPTNPRGAESLPPGIIASESDFYLRRLWGLPSEDLLVKPKYLVTFTVGYAQKKNVDAAVKKFSENFTILLFHYDGLTSEWDEFEWSKRAIHVSIPKQTKWWYAKRFLHPDIVAPYEYIFIWDEDLGLEHFNAEKYIELVKKHGLEISQPGLEPNSGLTWQMTKRRGDSEVHMQTEEKPGWCNDPHLPPCAAFVEIMAPVFSRDAWRCVWHMIQNDLVHGWGLDFALRHCVAPAHKKIGVVDAQWIVHQGVPSLGNQGKAEGGRAPWEGVRERCRREWTMFRARMASAEKAYFEEMGIDPPNTTAH, from the exons ATGGTGTCTCCCATACGCAA AAATTtgagaaaccctaatgagaCAATGAGGCTTGCGGTGACGATCTTTGTTGGAGTTGTAATCGGATTCTTTTTAGGAGTATCTTTTCCAACACTTTCGTTAACTAAG ATGAATCTTCCTTCCACCCTTTTCCCTTCGATTGATCTTTCGTACATAGAGGAGAAGTACTCTGGGTTTTCAACCCAAGCACTGTTGAATGCCTGGTCTTCTTTGAAGGGAAACGAAGTGCGCACTGAAAAATATGTATCCCTGGAGACAAAG ATTTGGGTTCCAACTAATCCTCGAGGGGCTGAAAGCCTACCGCCTGGTATCATTGCATCTGAGTCAGATTTCTATCTTCGCCGACTATGGGGCCTGCCCAGTGAG GACTTACTTGTCAAGCCAAAGTATCTTGTAACCTTTACCGTAGGTTATGCTcagaaaaaaaatgttgatgCAGCTGTTAAAAAA TTTTCAGAGAATTTCACCATACTCTTGTTTCACTATGATGGTTTGACAAGTGAATGGGATGAATTTGAATGGTCGAAGCGGGCTATCCACGTGAGCATTCCGAAGCAAACAAAATG GTGGTATGCTAAGCGGTTTTTGCATCCTGACATTGTGGCACCCTACGAGTACATATTTATTTGGGATGAGGATCTCGGTTTGGAGCACTTTAATGCAGAGAA ATACATAGAGTTGGTCAAGAAACATGGTTTGGAAATATCACAGCCTGGTTTGGAACCAAATAGCGGGCTAACATGGCAGATGACAAAGCGGAGAGGTGATAGTGAAGTTCACAT GCAGACAGAGGAGAAACCTGGTTGGTGCAACGATCCGCATTTGCCACCATGTGCAGC GTTTGTTGAAATTATGGCACCTGTGTTCTCTCGTGACGCATGGCGTTGTGTTTGGCATATGATTCAG AATGACCTGGTCCATGGCTGGGGTCTGGATTTTGCTCTTAGACATTGCGTAGCG CCTGCACATAAGAAAATAGGTGTCGTCGATGCGCAGTGGATTGTCCATCAAGgcgttccttcactcgggaaccAA GGGAAAGCGGAGGGTGGAAGAGCGCCATGGGAAGGGGTAAGGGAGAGGTGCAGAAGAGAATGGACAATGTTTCGAGCACGAATGGCGAGCGCCGAGAAAGCATATTTTGAGGAAATGGGAATTGATCCTCCAAATACAACAGCTCATTAG
- the LOC103425798 gene encoding uncharacterized protein isoform X3: MVSPIRNRNLRNPNETMRLAVTIFVGVVIGFFLGVSFPTLSLTKMNLPSTLFPSIDLSYIEEKYSGFSTQALLNAWSSLKGNEVRTEKYVSLETKIWVPTNPRGAESLPPGIIASESDFYLRRLWGLPSEDLLVKPKYLVTFTVGYAQKKNVDAAVKKFSENFTILLFHYDGLTSEWDEFEWSKRAIHVSIPKQTKWWYAKRFLHPDIVAPYEYIFIWDEDLGLEHFNAEKYIELVKKHGLEISQPGLEPNSGLTWQMTKRRGDSEVHMQTEEKPGWCNDPHLPPCAAFVEIMAPVFSRDAWRCVWHMIQNDLVHGWGLDFALRHCVAPAHKKIGVVDAQWIVHQGVPSLGNQGKAEGGRAPWEGVRERCRREWTMFRARMASAEKAYFEEMGIDPPNTTAH; this comes from the exons ATGGTGTCTCCCATACGCAA CAGAAATTtgagaaaccctaatgagaCAATGAGGCTTGCGGTGACGATCTTTGTTGGAGTTGTAATCGGATTCTTTTTAGGAGTATCTTTTCCAACACTTTCGTTAACTAAG ATGAATCTTCCTTCCACCCTTTTCCCTTCGATTGATCTTTCGTACATAGAGGAGAAGTACTCTGGGTTTTCAACCCAAGCACTGTTGAATGCCTGGTCTTCTTTGAAGGGAAACGAAGTGCGCACTGAAAAATATGTATCCCTGGAGACAAAG ATTTGGGTTCCAACTAATCCTCGAGGGGCTGAAAGCCTACCGCCTGGTATCATTGCATCTGAGTCAGATTTCTATCTTCGCCGACTATGGGGCCTGCCCAGTGAG GACTTACTTGTCAAGCCAAAGTATCTTGTAACCTTTACCGTAGGTTATGCTcagaaaaaaaatgttgatgCAGCTGTTAAAAAA TTTTCAGAGAATTTCACCATACTCTTGTTTCACTATGATGGTTTGACAAGTGAATGGGATGAATTTGAATGGTCGAAGCGGGCTATCCACGTGAGCATTCCGAAGCAAACAAAATG GTGGTATGCTAAGCGGTTTTTGCATCCTGACATTGTGGCACCCTACGAGTACATATTTATTTGGGATGAGGATCTCGGTTTGGAGCACTTTAATGCAGAGAA ATACATAGAGTTGGTCAAGAAACATGGTTTGGAAATATCACAGCCTGGTTTGGAACCAAATAGCGGGCTAACATGGCAGATGACAAAGCGGAGAGGTGATAGTGAAGTTCACAT GCAGACAGAGGAGAAACCTGGTTGGTGCAACGATCCGCATTTGCCACCATGTGCAGC GTTTGTTGAAATTATGGCACCTGTGTTCTCTCGTGACGCATGGCGTTGTGTTTGGCATATGATTCAG AATGACCTGGTCCATGGCTGGGGTCTGGATTTTGCTCTTAGACATTGCGTAGCG CCTGCACATAAGAAAATAGGTGTCGTCGATGCGCAGTGGATTGTCCATCAAGgcgttccttcactcgggaaccAA GGGAAAGCGGAGGGTGGAAGAGCGCCATGGGAAGGGGTAAGGGAGAGGTGCAGAAGAGAATGGACAATGTTTCGAGCACGAATGGCGAGCGCCGAGAAAGCATATTTTGAGGAAATGGGAATTGATCCTCCAAATACAACAGCTCATTAG
- the LOC103425798 gene encoding uncharacterized protein isoform X1, which translates to MVSPIRNRNLRNPNETMRLAVTIFVGVVIGFFLGVSFPTLSLTKMNLPSTLFPSIDLSYIEEKYSGFSTQALLNAWSSLKGNEVRTEKYVSLETKIWVPTNPRGAESLPPGIIASESDFYLRRLWGLPSEVCFCYYKWNLQDLLVKPKYLVTFTVGYAQKKNVDAAVKKFSENFTILLFHYDGLTSEWDEFEWSKRAIHVSIPKQTKWWYAKRFLHPDIVAPYEYIFIWDEDLGLEHFNAEKYIELVKKHGLEISQPGLEPNSGLTWQMTKRRGDSEVHMQTEEKPGWCNDPHLPPCAAFVEIMAPVFSRDAWRCVWHMIQNDLVHGWGLDFALRHCVAPAHKKIGVVDAQWIVHQGVPSLGNQGKAEGGRAPWEGVRERCRREWTMFRARMASAEKAYFEEMGIDPPNTTAH; encoded by the exons ATGGTGTCTCCCATACGCAA CAGAAATTtgagaaaccctaatgagaCAATGAGGCTTGCGGTGACGATCTTTGTTGGAGTTGTAATCGGATTCTTTTTAGGAGTATCTTTTCCAACACTTTCGTTAACTAAG ATGAATCTTCCTTCCACCCTTTTCCCTTCGATTGATCTTTCGTACATAGAGGAGAAGTACTCTGGGTTTTCAACCCAAGCACTGTTGAATGCCTGGTCTTCTTTGAAGGGAAACGAAGTGCGCACTGAAAAATATGTATCCCTGGAGACAAAG ATTTGGGTTCCAACTAATCCTCGAGGGGCTGAAAGCCTACCGCCTGGTATCATTGCATCTGAGTCAGATTTCTATCTTCGCCGACTATGGGGCCTGCCCAGTGAGGTGTGCTTCTGCTATTATAA GTGGAACTTGCAGGACTTACTTGTCAAGCCAAAGTATCTTGTAACCTTTACCGTAGGTTATGCTcagaaaaaaaatgttgatgCAGCTGTTAAAAAA TTTTCAGAGAATTTCACCATACTCTTGTTTCACTATGATGGTTTGACAAGTGAATGGGATGAATTTGAATGGTCGAAGCGGGCTATCCACGTGAGCATTCCGAAGCAAACAAAATG GTGGTATGCTAAGCGGTTTTTGCATCCTGACATTGTGGCACCCTACGAGTACATATTTATTTGGGATGAGGATCTCGGTTTGGAGCACTTTAATGCAGAGAA ATACATAGAGTTGGTCAAGAAACATGGTTTGGAAATATCACAGCCTGGTTTGGAACCAAATAGCGGGCTAACATGGCAGATGACAAAGCGGAGAGGTGATAGTGAAGTTCACAT GCAGACAGAGGAGAAACCTGGTTGGTGCAACGATCCGCATTTGCCACCATGTGCAGC GTTTGTTGAAATTATGGCACCTGTGTTCTCTCGTGACGCATGGCGTTGTGTTTGGCATATGATTCAG AATGACCTGGTCCATGGCTGGGGTCTGGATTTTGCTCTTAGACATTGCGTAGCG CCTGCACATAAGAAAATAGGTGTCGTCGATGCGCAGTGGATTGTCCATCAAGgcgttccttcactcgggaaccAA GGGAAAGCGGAGGGTGGAAGAGCGCCATGGGAAGGGGTAAGGGAGAGGTGCAGAAGAGAATGGACAATGTTTCGAGCACGAATGGCGAGCGCCGAGAAAGCATATTTTGAGGAAATGGGAATTGATCCTCCAAATACAACAGCTCATTAG